The following DNA comes from Micromonospora chokoriensis.
ACCCGATGCCGCTGATGGAGATGTTCGACCGGGGCGTCCAACTGCGGATGGGGCAGTGCCACGTGCGCCGGTGGACCGACGAGATCCTGCCGCTACTCTCCGGCGACGACGACCCACTGGGCGTGGAGGACCTGCGTACCCATCGGTTGCCGCTGTCGCGGGCGCCGCAGGCGTACGAGATGTTCCAGAAGAAGGAGGACGGCTGCATCAAGGTCGTGCTCGAACCATGAGTGCGGGCAGGGTGGTGGTGGTCGTCGGCGCGACCAGCGGGATCGGCCGCGCCACAGCCCGGGCGTTCGCCGAGCGCGGCGACCGTCTCGTCCTGGCCGCCCGCGCCACCACGACCCTGGCCGAGGTACGCGGGGAGTGCGCCGCCGTCGACGTGCTGACCGTGCCGACCGACGTCACGGAGCCGGGCGCGTTGGACGCGCTCGTGGACGCGGCACTGGAACGGTTCGGTCGCGTCGACGTGTGGGTGCACACGGCCGCCGTGATGGCCTACGGGCGTTTCGACGAGCTGCCCAGGCGGGTCTTCGACCAGGTGGTCCGGACCGACCTGCTCGGCACCGCCGAGTCGGTACGGGTGGCGCTGCGACACTTCCGGGCGGCCGGGGCCGGCACCGTGGTCGTCACCGGTTCGGTGCTCGGGCACATCACCGCCCCGTACATGAGCGCGTACGTGGCGAGCAAGTGGGGGTTGCAGGGTCTGCTCCGGACGGTGCAGCAGGAGTTGCGGGACAGCCCGCGGATCCGGTTGTCAGTGGTCAACCCGGGCAGCGTGGACACTCCCGTGTACCAGCAGGCGGCCAACTATCTGGGTCGGATCGGGCGACCTCCGCCACCGGTGGCGAGCCCGCAGCGGGTGGCCCGGGCCATCGTGCACTGTGTGGACCGGCCCCGCCGGGAGGTCTCCGTGGGCCGACTCAACGTGCTGTTGCGAGCCGGTTTCACCGTACTGCCGGGGGTCTACGACGTTCTGGTCGGGCCGTTGATGCGGGCGGCGGGCCTGGGTGGACGGCCGGTCGCCGCGCACGACGGCTCGGTCTTCACGCCGAATCCGGCCGGCGAGGCGGTCCGCGGCGGTCACCTGCCTGACCTGCGGCAGCTCGCCCGACACGTGCCCGGTCCGGTCGGCGCCGTGCTGCGCCGCCGGTTCGGTTGACCTGTTCGGGACTGTTCGGGACGGCGTTCG
Coding sequences within:
- a CDS encoding SDR family NAD(P)-dependent oxidoreductase; this encodes MSAGRVVVVVGATSGIGRATARAFAERGDRLVLAARATTTLAEVRGECAAVDVLTVPTDVTEPGALDALVDAALERFGRVDVWVHTAAVMAYGRFDELPRRVFDQVVRTDLLGTAESVRVALRHFRAAGAGTVVVTGSVLGHITAPYMSAYVASKWGLQGLLRTVQQELRDSPRIRLSVVNPGSVDTPVYQQAANYLGRIGRPPPPVASPQRVARAIVHCVDRPRREVSVGRLNVLLRAGFTVLPGVYDVLVGPLMRAAGLGGRPVAAHDGSVFTPNPAGEAVRGGHLPDLRQLARHVPGPVGAVLRRRFG